A region from the Halichondria panicea chromosome 11, odHalPani1.1, whole genome shotgun sequence genome encodes:
- the LOC135344417 gene encoding probable outer membrane protein pmp20: MNFELLNQAETHIVKIANTHTTKIECIVFVNNTGQALHVEADNVHIKNSMFTRNDGGVVDIQSKNALINNTEFNYKSTESGRAVEMVSGTVVITWCNFINNKAFQFGGAIGIGSVSISDSVLKNNGAYELGGTISVSSSSVSISSSTLTNNIADHGGGAIYVSSGSVSISDSTLINNRADYGGAIYASSSSSVSISNSVLANNGANSSGGAIYISSSSVVSITNSVLTNNRAVFGGTIYVFSSSVSISCSTLTNNIADHSGGVIHVYRGSVSISGSTLTNNRADYGGAIYISSSSVSIFNSMLANNGANSSSGAIYVSSNSVVSITNSVLTNNSADIGGTIYISSSSASISNSTLTNNRADSGGAIGVYLSNVSFSDSMLTNNSADHGGAIDIFNSRVKFNGPTRLSNNRGGVLGGAIKAVQSEMYINTERTIITNNTATSGGGIFLGESTLFITKPIEIYHNTAHQDGGGIYAYSSKVEFRSNKQSEIVDNIAENNGGGIYAAATTIKLTQSYVNIDSNTAKAKGGGVYLQQSSKLYLFKEVFEYLANSSNYQLLYVKLMINNNSAQHGGGIFVADDTESGTCRGEGTESRQTIFVDCFIQTINLYGIGNNPNYFNTFMTNNTATQSGADIYGGLLDRCTVSKFAEYHISSNGPGLNYINNIVKSPSELSISLRPVKVIFCNNGSISTRKGHLFKISIMAVDQVGNPMNATIRSSVVSENGFDRLNEGQEKQTVGNQCTELEYNVFSQDNSAQVELYAEGPCINLGISRQLINISFLPCTCPIGLKPTRSDTECKCDCDPFLQQGYPITNCSEKNGTITLESNTNIWIEFINTTNGTYVISNCTFDYCVEKPVNISLSNPDEQCAYNRSGVLCGECKPGLSLVLATSNCIECSDLYLLLLIPFALAGILLVALILVLNITIATGNIHGLIFYANIVAANTAIFFPNLNNFLTVFVSWVNLDMGIETCFYNGMNSQAKVLLQLVFPAYVFLLMFLVIILSKYFNSFAKLLSNRNPVAALGTLVLATLLFQILAFYHCCTTTQGLRLS; this comes from the coding sequence ATGAACTTTGAATTACTCAATCAGGCGGAAACCCACATAGTTAAAATTGCTAATACTCATACCACAAAAATTGAATGCATCGTATTTGTGAACAACACTGGTCAGGCACTGCATGTTGAGGCTGATAATGTGCACATAAAAAATAGTATGTTCACTAGAAATGATGGAGGTGTGGTTGACATTCAATCAAAAAACGCACTGATCAACAACACAGAGTTCAACTACAAGAGTACTGAGAGTGGAAGAGCAGTAGAAATGGTATCTGGTACTGTAGTTATCACTTGGTGTAACTTTATAAATAACAAAGCTTTTCAGtttggtggagcgattggtattggcagtgtgtccatctccgaCAGTGTGCTGAAAAACAATGGTGCTTACGAGTTAGGTGGAACGATTAGTGTTTCCTCAAGTAGTGTATCCATCTCCAGCAGtacactgacaaacaacataGCTGACCAtggtggtggagcgatttatgttTCCTCAGGCAGTGTATCCATCTCTGACAGTACACTGAtaaacaacagagctgactatggtggagcgatttatgcTTCTTCCTCAAGCAGTGTGTCCATATCTAACAGTGTGCTAGCAAACAACGGTGCTAACAGtagtggtggagcgatttacaTTTCTTCAAGCAGTGTGGTGTCCATCACCAACAGTgtgctgacaaacaacagagctgtcTTTGGTGGAACAATTTATGTTTTCTCAAGTAGTGTATCCATCTCCTGCAGtacactgacaaacaacataGCTGACCATAGTGGTGGAGTTATTCATGTTTACAGAGGTAGTGTTTCCATCTCTGGCAGTACgctaacaaacaacagagctgactatggtggagcgatttataTTTCCTCAAGCAGCGTGTCCATCTTCAACAGTATGCTAGCAAACAACGGTGCTAACAGCAGTAGTGGAGCGATTTACGTTTCCTCAAACAGTGTGGTGTCCATCACCAACAGTGTGCTGACAAACAATAGTGCTGACATTGGTGGAACAATTTATATTTCCTCAAGCAGTGCGTCAATCTCCAACAGtacactgacaaacaacagagctgactctggtggagcgattggtgTTTACTTAAGTAATGTGTCCTTCTCTGACAGCATGTTGACAAATAACAGTGCTGAccatggtggagcgattgatATTTTCAATAGTCGAGTCAAGTTTAACGGACCTACAAGACTCAGTAACAATCGTGGTGGTGTGTTGGGTGGAGCCATTAAAGCAGTCCAGAGTGAAATGTACATTAACACAGAAAGAACAATCATAaccaacaacacagctacctcTGGAGGAGGGATATTTCTAGGAGAGAGTACACTCTTTATAACCAAGCCAATAGAGATCTAtcacaacacagcacaccaGGATGGTGGAGGAATTTATGCATATTCCAGTAAAGTTGAATTCCGATCAAATAAACAAAGTGAGATTGTTGACAATATTGCAGAGAATAATGGTGGAGGTATTTATGCAGCAGCTACAACCATTAAACTAACGCAATCATACGTCAACATTGACTCAAACACAGCTAAAGCTAAAGGAGGTGGAGTGTACCTACAGCAAAGTTCAAAACTATACCTGTTTAAAGAAGTCTTCGAATATCTGGCTAATAGTTCTAACTATCAATTATTGTATGTCAAGTTAATGATTAACAACAACTCGGCACAGCATGGAGGGGGGATATTCGTAGCGGATGACACTGAGAGTGGTACCTGCAGAGGAGAGGGCACAGAATCCAGACAAACCATTTTTGTTGATTGTTTTATTCAAACTATTAACCTGTATGGGATAGGCAATAATCCAAACTATTTCAACACATTCATgactaacaacacagctacccagtcaggagcagacATCTACGGAGGTCTAttggacaggtgtacagtaaGTAAATTTGCTGAATATCACATTTCTTCAAATGGACCTGGATTGAATTACATAAATAATATCGTAAAATCCCCCAGCGAGTTATCAATTTCTTTGAGACCTGTTAAAGTAATCTTTTGTAATAATGGCAGTATTTCTACTAGAAAGGGACACTTGTTTAAAATCAGCAttatggctgttgaccaaGTTGGAAATCCAATGAATGCCACAATTCGCAGTTCTGTTGTCAGTGAGAATGGATTTGATCGTCTCAACGAAGGACAGGAAAAACAAACagttggcaatcagtgcacagaattagagtacaatgtattctcacaagacaactctgctcaagtggaactGTATGCTGAAGGTCCATGCATtaatttgggaatttcaagaCAACTTATCAATATTTCTTTTCTGCCCTGCACATGCCCAATTGGACTCAAACCAACTCGATCCGATACTGAatgcaagtgtgactgtgatccattCTTGCAACAAGGATATCCGATAACAAACTGTTCTGAGAAAAATGGTACCATAACGCTTGAAAGTAATACCAACATATGGATAGAATTCATAAATACCACCAATGGAACGTATGTTATTagtaactgtacatttgactaTTGCGTAGAAAAACCAGTCAACATCAGTCTAAGCAACCCTGACGAACagtgtgcctacaatcgaagtggggtattgtgtggagaatgtaaACCAGGACTAAGTCTTGTGTTGGCCACGTCAAACTGTATAGAATGCTCTGATCTTTACCTTCTTCTACTAATTCCATTTGCGCTGGCTGGCATATTGCTAGTTGCTTTAATTCTCgtgctcaacatcactatagcaactggaaaTATTCATGGCCTCATTTTCTACGCCAACATAGTAGCTGCTAATACAGCAATTTTCTTTCCTAATTTAAACAACTTTTTAACAGTTTTTGTatcatgggtgaatcttgacATGGGAATCGAAACATGCTTTTACaatggaatgaactctcaagcaaaagtactccttcaacttgtcttCCCAGCTTACGTGTTTCTTCTAATGTTTCTTGTAATCATTTTGAGCAAGTACTTTaactcatttgcaaagctcctctccaacaggaatcctgttgctgccctaggcacactTGTCCTAGctactctcttattccaaaTTCTTGCGTtttatcattgctgcactACAACACAGGGTCTTAGATTATCCTGA